A window of the Haloarcula litorea genome harbors these coding sequences:
- a CDS encoding methytransferase partner Trm112 → MKEDLMDIICCPLDKHDLDLEVEERDDEEILAGRLVCTECGETFPIEDGIPNLLPPDMRDEAPA, encoded by the coding sequence ATGAAAGAGGACCTGATGGACATCATCTGCTGCCCGCTGGACAAGCACGACCTCGACCTCGAGGTCGAGGAGCGCGACGACGAGGAGATCCTCGCGGGCCGGCTGGTGTGTACGGAGTGTGGCGAGACCTTCCCCATCGAGGACGGCATCCCGAACCTGCTCCCGCCGGACATGCGCGACGAAGCTCCGGCCTGA
- a CDS encoding DHH family phosphoesterase, producing the protein MSRARDLWDRLAEGEELIIVCHNNPDPDCLSSAVALGAIAAEAGIDERRILYSGEISHQQNRAFVNLLDVDLTPFDPATVRDRPAGSLLAFVDHSVPGANNRVPEGTPVDVVIDHHPAEDVAAGFVDHRTEVGSTATILAEYVRDLSMEPSARVATALLFAIRRETLGFLRGVTRAEYEAAAALHDYADGDILRQLSTPAVSGATVDAIGDAIANRHVHGSVLVSHVGRTRERDALPQAADYLATLEGVETAIVFGVVDDTVQLSARSSDSRLHLGHLLNEAFEDVGSAGGHREMAGAEIPLGLFADYTGDDDLFLDIVEEVIVARLLGSLNIDDGQTDGESSA; encoded by the coding sequence ATGAGCAGAGCACGGGACCTCTGGGATCGCCTCGCGGAGGGAGAAGAGCTGATCATCGTCTGCCACAACAACCCCGATCCGGACTGCCTGTCAAGCGCGGTCGCGCTCGGTGCCATCGCCGCCGAGGCGGGCATCGACGAGCGGCGCATCCTCTACAGCGGCGAGATCTCACACCAGCAGAACCGCGCGTTCGTCAATCTGCTGGACGTGGACCTGACGCCTTTCGACCCGGCGACCGTCCGCGACCGGCCGGCCGGATCGCTGCTCGCGTTCGTGGATCACTCCGTCCCGGGCGCGAACAACCGCGTGCCCGAGGGGACGCCGGTCGACGTGGTGATCGACCACCACCCCGCGGAGGACGTCGCCGCCGGTTTCGTCGATCACCGCACGGAGGTCGGTTCGACGGCGACCATCCTCGCGGAGTACGTCCGGGACCTGTCGATGGAACCGAGCGCCCGCGTGGCGACGGCCCTCCTGTTCGCCATCCGGCGGGAGACGCTCGGGTTCCTCCGCGGAGTGACCCGTGCGGAGTACGAGGCCGCGGCGGCGCTCCACGACTACGCGGACGGCGACATCCTCCGACAGCTCTCGACGCCGGCCGTCAGCGGCGCGACGGTCGACGCGATCGGCGACGCGATCGCGAACCGCCACGTCCACGGCTCGGTCCTCGTCTCCCACGTCGGCCGGACCCGCGAGCGTGACGCGCTGCCACAGGCCGCCGACTACCTCGCGACGCTGGAGGGCGTCGAGACGGCCATCGTCTTCGGGGTCGTCGACGACACCGTCCAACTGAGCGCCCGCTCGTCCGACTCGCGACTCCACCTCGGGCACCTGCTGAACGAGGCCTTCGAGGACGTCGGGAGTGCCGGCGGCCACCGCGAGATGGCCGGCGCGGAGATCCCGCTTGGGCTGTTCGCGGACTACACCGGCGACGACGACCTGTTCCTCGACATCGTCGAGGAGGTGATCGTCGCCCGTCTGCTGGGCTCGCTCAACATCGACGACGGACAGACCGACGGCGAAAGCTCGGCCTAG
- a CDS encoding CAP domain-containing protein: MRLGTKLAIGLIVGFVAIGGAGILFGSSALSGQQSLTDPGSGEPTATPAETPDETQTRTASATPTATEASTPTPGDEPTARPQSFALNESDIAGYVAAYVNDRRDSDLSATARTSAALSEMANNHSQRMANESEMAHNVGYGNSRDRYERNNLFDQCKFESERYTAVIDAKRNRLESIASVGAGGYDGATVNETERRVARAIADYWFSSSKYRDRLTYANARFLGVGIAISEDDEVYATANVC, encoded by the coding sequence ATGCGATTAGGTACAAAGCTGGCAATCGGTCTCATCGTCGGCTTCGTCGCGATCGGTGGTGCCGGCATCCTGTTCGGCAGTTCCGCGCTCTCGGGACAGCAGTCGCTGACTGATCCCGGCTCGGGTGAGCCGACCGCGACACCGGCCGAGACGCCCGACGAGACACAGACACGGACTGCCAGTGCGACGCCGACCGCGACCGAGGCCTCGACGCCGACGCCCGGCGACGAGCCGACGGCCCGGCCGCAGTCGTTCGCGTTGAACGAGTCCGACATCGCCGGCTACGTCGCGGCGTACGTCAACGATCGGCGGGACAGTGATCTCTCGGCGACCGCGAGAACGTCCGCCGCGCTCTCCGAGATGGCGAACAACCACAGCCAGCGGATGGCGAACGAATCGGAGATGGCTCACAACGTCGGCTACGGTAACAGCCGGGACCGCTACGAGCGGAACAACCTCTTCGACCAGTGCAAGTTCGAGTCCGAGCGCTACACCGCCGTCATCGACGCCAAGCGGAACCGCCTGGAGTCGATCGCCAGCGTGGGAGCCGGCGGCTACGACGGCGCGACCGTGAACGAGACCGAGCGCAGGGTCGCCCGCGCGATCGCCGACTACTGGTTCAGTTCCAGCAAGTACCGGGATCGTCTCACCTACGCGAACGCGAGGTTCCTCGGTGTCGGGATCGCCATCTCCGAGGACGACGAAGTGTACGCGACTGCGAACGTCTGCTGA
- a CDS encoding tubulin-like doman-containing protein codes for MNFPDRILAIGGAGKELGFTILETEWILKGILEPRPNPQSLTVTIIDSAEGEENQDRERVAEIRDRIEELEGELQDPSAGRTGSITVDYKLVNENIQLSSSNDLLGDDAVPRITSGNGMEQANWWLQTDDINENLDFAKGVVRKRGLGKAIYYKAYAEDDSIKSYIDLAEKGKVAVLAGLGGGTGSGILLDIVQHLKKRQRTAEISLFGILPNHTEGVKESTNAFAALSELEYAALDNTGLFKDMVLVPIDPTGWGGKTGDRIQTDQFLDELDQAITYLVTSYYNTQNLEDPFANTPQYAPFTIGIPQVLRYRVEAINEARETIREMLNTKEEGLEREREIYDAVDRFLTKHFDDEDVDPGVTDLDEANLRDRLEQVEDLLEFELFTELNYQSVSIFEEIIGDAKEEADTLVDQISLIDTSIRTVDTSGEEVGTFVDNIDEHLATILEEELELLARRKNILERRKAVDDSRVRDAVEYLITPDSSSSGPGVKLNRLETKFEDLESQHTRVESDLETTNEELEELREEMDDEVQRRLTEWEQAVEPKLTELQNADVEGVEDEVRQVRNELERFCNRVINAESEEEVDGVSDGEVTDALERLSQKLDAAGITFDEQRRDVESSITELRRARTAFIKMNREEGTLESLTPWESSTKEEQEQGHKDFRMQKGKLNDRGVFEVGPPTGDFTAEVTFDGQATIREVQSKQDRVEDDVVKELQHRVDDIDQKHVRKMRSALGTSATMDQLEPIAEEAFWDDVGETDDLEAQKAELEAELADIEEKLDLYEPAIDLFQSLSNRHDQWVQNLQEFGTKRSSYEDEADSPSRADDDYVYIKQIKPEDVFRATGNDDIAESDISSSTAEKQRIQNGLEELAKNARNQQYNGLQRRKLSHGRSRYDETKVRVAIMSRAIDQLDSEVLDFKETFSNAYNLGGGGKAVESPYTSWQRDDGGPWDIGLSVFISGVFLDNIRKVVQPDGYFSGYRRRKESQESILIHHSYRLEEGHYIRRNEVLNMENDDDVGFFLRDESEVVEDLLDEYVEKVPHSN; via the coding sequence ATGAACTTTCCAGACAGGATTCTCGCTATCGGTGGTGCCGGGAAGGAGCTCGGGTTCACGATCCTCGAGACGGAGTGGATTCTGAAGGGGATTCTGGAGCCCCGACCGAACCCCCAGTCACTGACCGTCACGATCATCGACAGCGCAGAGGGCGAGGAGAACCAGGACCGAGAGCGGGTCGCGGAGATCCGCGACCGGATCGAGGAGCTGGAGGGCGAGCTCCAGGACCCCAGCGCGGGTCGAACCGGGTCGATCACGGTCGACTACAAGCTCGTCAACGAGAACATCCAGCTGAGCTCGAGCAACGACCTGCTCGGCGACGACGCCGTTCCCCGCATCACGTCCGGGAACGGGATGGAGCAGGCGAACTGGTGGCTCCAGACCGACGACATCAACGAGAACCTCGACTTCGCCAAGGGTGTCGTCCGGAAACGCGGCCTCGGGAAGGCGATCTACTACAAGGCCTACGCCGAGGACGACTCGATCAAGTCCTACATCGACCTCGCCGAGAAGGGGAAGGTCGCCGTCCTCGCCGGACTCGGCGGCGGGACGGGGTCGGGCATCCTGCTCGACATCGTCCAGCATCTGAAGAAGCGCCAGCGGACCGCCGAGATCTCGCTGTTCGGGATCCTCCCCAACCACACCGAGGGCGTCAAGGAGAGCACCAACGCGTTCGCGGCCCTCTCGGAGCTCGAGTACGCCGCCCTCGACAACACCGGCCTGTTCAAGGACATGGTCCTCGTCCCGATCGACCCGACGGGCTGGGGCGGGAAGACCGGCGATCGCATCCAGACCGACCAGTTCCTCGACGAGCTGGACCAGGCGATCACGTACCTCGTCACCTCCTACTACAACACGCAGAACCTCGAGGACCCGTTCGCGAACACGCCCCAGTACGCTCCCTTCACGATCGGGATCCCGCAGGTGCTCCGGTACCGCGTCGAGGCGATCAACGAGGCCCGCGAGACCATCCGGGAGATGCTCAACACCAAGGAGGAGGGCCTGGAACGCGAGCGGGAGATCTACGACGCGGTCGACCGCTTCCTCACCAAGCACTTCGACGACGAGGACGTGGACCCGGGCGTCACCGACCTCGACGAGGCGAACCTCCGAGACCGCCTCGAACAGGTCGAGGACCTGCTGGAGTTCGAGCTGTTCACCGAGCTGAACTACCAGTCGGTCTCTATCTTCGAGGAGATCATCGGGGACGCGAAAGAGGAGGCGGACACGCTCGTCGACCAGATCTCGCTCATCGACACCTCCATCCGGACCGTCGACACCTCCGGGGAGGAGGTCGGCACCTTCGTCGACAACATCGACGAGCACCTCGCGACGATCCTGGAGGAGGAGCTCGAACTGCTGGCCCGGCGGAAGAACATCCTCGAGCGCCGGAAGGCCGTCGACGACAGCCGCGTCCGCGACGCCGTCGAGTACCTCATCACGCCCGACAGCAGCTCCAGCGGCCCCGGGGTGAAGCTCAACCGCCTCGAGACGAAGTTCGAGGACCTCGAATCACAGCACACCCGGGTCGAGTCGGACCTCGAGACCACGAACGAGGAGCTCGAGGAGCTCCGCGAGGAGATGGACGACGAGGTCCAGCGCCGGCTCACCGAGTGGGAACAGGCCGTCGAACCGAAGCTCACCGAGCTCCAGAACGCCGACGTCGAGGGCGTCGAGGACGAGGTCCGACAGGTGCGCAACGAGCTCGAACGGTTCTGCAACCGCGTCATCAACGCCGAGTCCGAGGAGGAGGTCGACGGCGTCAGCGACGGCGAGGTGACCGACGCGCTGGAGCGGCTCTCGCAGAAGCTCGACGCCGCCGGGATCACCTTCGACGAACAGCGCCGCGACGTCGAGTCCTCCATCACCGAGCTCCGTCGTGCCCGGACCGCCTTCATCAAGATGAACCGCGAGGAGGGCACGCTGGAGAGTCTCACCCCGTGGGAGAGCTCGACCAAGGAGGAGCAAGAGCAGGGCCACAAGGACTTCCGGATGCAGAAGGGCAAGCTCAACGACCGCGGCGTCTTCGAGGTCGGTCCGCCGACGGGCGACTTCACCGCCGAGGTGACCTTCGACGGACAGGCCACCATCCGTGAGGTCCAGAGCAAGCAGGACCGCGTCGAGGACGACGTGGTCAAGGAACTCCAGCACCGGGTCGACGACATCGACCAGAAGCACGTCCGGAAGATGCGGTCGGCCCTGGGCACGAGCGCGACGATGGACCAGCTCGAACCCATCGCGGAGGAGGCGTTCTGGGACGACGTCGGAGAGACGGACGATCTGGAGGCTCAGAAGGCCGAGCTCGAGGCGGAACTGGCCGACATCGAGGAGAAGCTCGACCTCTACGAACCGGCCATCGACCTGTTCCAGAGCCTGAGCAACCGCCACGACCAGTGGGTCCAGAACCTCCAGGAGTTCGGCACGAAACGGTCCAGCTACGAGGACGAGGCCGACAGCCCGTCCCGAGCGGACGACGACTACGTCTACATCAAGCAGATCAAGCCGGAGGACGTCTTCCGCGCGACCGGTAACGACGACATCGCGGAGAGCGACATCTCGTCGAGCACGGCGGAGAAACAGCGCATCCAGAACGGGCTCGAGGAGCTCGCGAAGAACGCCCGTAACCAACAGTACAACGGCCTCCAGCGCCGCAAGCTCAGCCACGGCCGGTCCCGATACGACGAGACGAAGGTCCGGGTCGCCATCATGAGCCGGGCCATCGACCAGCTCGACAGCGAGGTGCTCGACTTCAAGGAGACGTTCAGCAACGCCTACAACCTCGGGGGCGGCGGGAAGGCCGTCGAGAGCCCGTACACGAGCTGGCAGCGCGACGACGGTGGACCCTGGGACATCGGCCTGTCGGTGTTCATCAGCGGCGTCTTCCTCGACAACATCAGGAAGGTGGTCCAGCCCGACGGCTACTTCAGCGGCTACCGTCGCCGGAAGGAGTCCCAGGAGAGCATCCTCATCCACCACAGCTACCGGCTCGAGGAGGGTCACTACATCCGGCGGAACGAGGTCTTGAACATGGAAAACGACGACGACGTCGGGTTCTTCCTCCGGGACGAGTCGGAGGTCGTCGAGGACCTGCTTGACGAGTACGTCGAGAAAGTCCCGCACAGTAACTAA
- a CDS encoding beta-CASP ribonuclease aCPSF1 has translation MSTADEALEKIRAQVEDETPADITIQSVTFEGPELVIYTPDAREVADRDGIVRNLAQTLRKRINVRPTPDALLPEGEARAKIESIIPEDAGVQNLDFDAATGEVFIEAEKPGRVIGRHGETLDRIAAAVGWTPEVVRTPPMESNTVSNVRNFLKQEREERRDILERVGRGINRPMTAEDDWVRLTTLGCCREVGRASFILSTPESRILIDCGDKPGATGEVPYLQVPEALAAGPNSIDAVVLTHAHLDHSALIPILFKYGYDGPIYTTAPTRDLMGLLQLDYLDVAAKEGRAPPYESQQVRDALKHTIPLEFGNVTDIAPDVKLTMHNAGHILGSAVCHFHIGEGRYNVAFSGDIHYKDTRLLDGAVNDFPRVETLVLESTYGGKNDYQTDQEDSERVLRRVINESQETDGHVLIPAFAVGRSQELMLVLEEAMREGEIPTMPVYLDGMIREATAIHTAYPEYLRKSLRDRILYEDENPFLAEQFQQVDGGDEMRQDITDGEPAIILTTSGMVTGGPVMSWLRLLGSDPDNTMVFVGYQAEGTLGRQIQRGQDEISLNDTSGPRAERMSLKMDVETVDGFSGHADRQGLETFVETMHPRPEKVLCVHGDESSTNQLSSALYQKFNMRTFNPKNLETFRFV, from the coding sequence GAGACGCCGGCCGACATCACGATCCAGTCGGTCACGTTCGAGGGACCGGAACTGGTCATCTACACCCCCGACGCCCGCGAGGTCGCCGACCGGGACGGCATCGTTCGGAACCTCGCACAGACGCTTCGCAAGCGCATCAACGTCCGGCCGACGCCGGACGCCCTGCTGCCCGAGGGCGAGGCCCGCGCGAAGATCGAGTCGATCATCCCCGAGGACGCCGGCGTCCAGAACCTCGACTTCGACGCGGCCACCGGCGAGGTGTTCATCGAGGCCGAGAAACCGGGCCGGGTCATCGGCCGACACGGCGAGACGCTGGACCGCATCGCCGCCGCCGTCGGCTGGACGCCCGAGGTCGTGCGGACGCCGCCGATGGAGTCCAACACCGTCTCGAACGTCCGGAACTTCCTGAAACAGGAGCGCGAGGAGCGCCGGGACATCCTCGAACGGGTCGGCCGGGGGATCAACCGCCCGATGACCGCCGAGGACGACTGGGTGCGGCTGACGACGCTGGGCTGCTGTCGCGAGGTCGGACGCGCCTCCTTCATCCTCTCGACGCCCGAATCGCGCATCCTCATCGACTGCGGCGACAAGCCGGGTGCCACGGGCGAGGTCCCGTACCTCCAGGTGCCCGAGGCGCTGGCGGCCGGGCCGAACTCCATCGACGCCGTCGTCCTGACCCACGCCCACCTCGACCACTCCGCGCTCATCCCCATCCTGTTCAAGTACGGCTACGACGGCCCGATCTACACCACCGCGCCCACGCGGGACCTGATGGGACTGTTGCAGCTGGACTACCTCGACGTGGCCGCCAAGGAGGGCCGCGCGCCGCCATACGAGAGCCAGCAGGTCCGGGACGCCCTGAAACACACCATCCCGCTGGAGTTCGGCAACGTCACCGACATCGCGCCGGACGTGAAGCTCACGATGCACAACGCCGGCCACATCCTCGGGTCGGCGGTGTGTCACTTCCACATCGGCGAGGGCCGCTACAACGTCGCCTTCTCCGGTGACATCCACTACAAGGACACCCGACTGCTGGACGGAGCCGTCAACGACTTCCCGCGGGTCGAGACGCTCGTCCTGGAGTCGACCTACGGCGGGAAGAACGACTACCAGACCGACCAGGAGGACTCCGAGCGGGTCCTCAGGCGGGTCATCAACGAGTCCCAGGAGACCGACGGTCACGTCCTCATCCCGGCGTTCGCGGTGGGCCGCTCCCAGGAGCTGATGCTCGTCCTGGAGGAGGCGATGCGGGAGGGCGAGATCCCGACGATGCCGGTCTACCTCGACGGGATGATCCGGGAGGCGACGGCCATCCACACGGCCTATCCGGAGTACCTCCGGAAGAGCCTCCGGGACCGCATCCTCTACGAGGACGAGAACCCGTTCCTCGCCGAGCAGTTCCAGCAGGTCGACGGCGGCGACGAGATGCGCCAGGACATCACCGACGGCGAGCCGGCCATCATCCTCACCACTTCCGGGATGGTCACCGGCGGCCCCGTGATGTCGTGGCTCCGCCTGCTGGGCTCGGACCCGGACAACACGATGGTGTTCGTCGGCTACCAGGCCGAGGGGACGCTGGGCCGGCAGATCCAGCGCGGCCAGGACGAGATCTCGCTCAACGACACCAGCGGCCCCCGCGCCGAGCGGATGAGCCTGAAGATGGACGTCGAGACCGTCGACGGCTTCTCCGGTCACGCCGATAGGCAGGGCCTAGAGACGTTCGTCGAGACGATGCACCCCCGGCCCGAGAAGGTGCTCTGTGTCCACGGGGACGAGTCCTCGACGAACCAGCTCTCCTCGGCGTTGTACCAGAAGTTCAATATGCGGACGTTCAACCCGAAGAACCTCGAGACGTTCCGGTTCGTCTGA
- a CDS encoding DUF7524 family protein: MPDSLPVHVNRRELHGLEVPDAFETSDSFDVVLTNHGESTHVHLHLDDSLSDVAALDATNHHVEGGGERRVRVRLTDDGTARGNLKVVTAYGATTRYVDVRVTEPERRDEPVEVDESLAQPQPKPDPEPDPPLAGSPNLPVLGVGVLALVLALGAALLLRDFLVTVAALLVAVGVLGALAAALSGEGGLG, encoded by the coding sequence GTGCCCGATTCGCTGCCGGTCCACGTCAACAGGCGGGAGCTCCACGGGCTGGAGGTCCCCGACGCCTTCGAGACGAGCGACAGCTTCGACGTGGTCCTGACCAACCACGGGGAGTCGACCCACGTCCACCTCCACCTCGACGACTCGCTGTCGGACGTGGCGGCGCTGGACGCCACCAACCACCACGTCGAGGGCGGCGGCGAGCGGCGGGTCCGGGTGAGGCTGACCGACGACGGCACCGCACGCGGGAACCTGAAGGTGGTGACGGCCTACGGCGCGACGACACGCTACGTCGACGTCCGGGTGACCGAGCCCGAACGGCGCGACGAACCGGTCGAGGTCGACGAGTCGCTCGCACAGCCACAGCCGAAACCCGATCCGGAGCCGGACCCGCCGCTGGCCGGGTCGCCGAACCTCCCGGTGCTCGGGGTCGGCGTCCTCGCGCTCGTGCTGGCGCTGGGCGCGGCGCTGTTGCTCCGGGACTTCCTCGTGACCGTGGCGGCCCTGCTGGTCGCGGTCGGGGTGCTCGGGGCGCTGGCGGCCGCGCTCTCGGGCGAGGGTGGCCTCGGTTAG
- a CDS encoding group I truncated hemoglobin, whose translation MSETLADRLGGEAGIERIVDDFYDEVLADESLAPYFAETDTDALRDHQRAFLLAATGAAEYEGQDMRSAHADLDLTADDFARVAAHLDDALRANGVADADREAVLETVAGLEDEVLNR comes from the coding sequence ATGAGCGAGACGCTCGCCGACCGACTCGGCGGAGAGGCCGGGATCGAACGGATCGTCGACGACTTCTACGACGAGGTGCTCGCCGACGAGTCGCTGGCGCCGTACTTCGCGGAGACCGACACGGACGCGCTCCGGGACCACCAGCGGGCGTTCCTGCTGGCCGCCACCGGCGCGGCGGAGTACGAGGGGCAGGATATGCGGTCGGCCCACGCGGACCTGGACCTGACCGCCGACGACTTCGCCCGCGTCGCGGCGCACCTCGACGACGCGCTCCGGGCCAACGGCGTGGCCGACGCCGACCGGGAGGCGGTCTTGGAGACCGTCGCGGGCCTCGAAGACGAGGTCCTGAACCGCTAG
- a CDS encoding DR2241 family protein, giving the protein MDDTRVEAFAEAAADGVAFDGIEARVEGDSYAVETADGSATVVATDDFADVAADYADYVTNWYFWHATAPQAEPRWAFLRWLEDAEETPVPERYDRLRDGETATWGQLSITVELAGDGDRTYDLRHVDDSDAAPAELDAHDDPLDARRLAKHDDDGDYRPLKTAPSLRTGWVFPDLDASEVVEAVHGFYPATVQNWYRERQGELDVSHWRDTVERQTGIYGVVKTWDRQDGHEHVDWVAEACCDDSQCLKRREWEYDEETDLDVDGGEGTFPCREPCSLVVSAARKWTKLEGEQPRTYEFELTPSEKEQIEEIVDAVAEGRADDVREADTSDGANRYRARFLRAKLFDEDGDLCGVPTED; this is encoded by the coding sequence ATGGACGACACCCGCGTCGAGGCGTTCGCCGAGGCCGCGGCGGACGGCGTCGCGTTCGACGGCATCGAGGCCCGGGTCGAGGGGGACAGCTACGCCGTCGAGACGGCCGACGGATCGGCGACGGTCGTCGCCACCGACGACTTCGCCGACGTGGCCGCCGACTACGCCGACTACGTCACGAACTGGTACTTCTGGCACGCGACGGCACCACAGGCCGAGCCGCGCTGGGCGTTCCTCCGCTGGCTGGAGGACGCCGAGGAGACGCCGGTGCCCGAGCGGTACGACAGGCTCCGGGACGGCGAGACGGCGACGTGGGGCCAGCTGTCGATCACGGTCGAGCTGGCCGGTGACGGCGACCGGACCTACGACCTCCGTCACGTCGACGATTCCGACGCGGCCCCCGCCGAACTCGACGCACACGACGATCCGCTGGACGCCCGTCGGCTCGCCAAGCACGACGACGACGGCGACTACCGGCCGCTCAAGACCGCGCCGTCGCTCCGGACCGGGTGGGTGTTCCCCGACCTCGACGCGAGCGAGGTCGTCGAGGCCGTCCACGGGTTCTACCCGGCGACGGTCCAGAACTGGTACCGCGAGCGCCAGGGGGAGCTGGACGTGAGCCACTGGCGGGACACCGTCGAGCGACAGACCGGCATCTACGGCGTCGTCAAGACCTGGGACCGCCAGGACGGACACGAACACGTCGACTGGGTCGCCGAGGCCTGCTGTGACGACTCACAGTGTCTCAAGCGCCGCGAGTGGGAGTACGACGAGGAGACCGACCTCGACGTCGACGGGGGCGAGGGGACCTTCCCCTGCCGGGAGCCCTGCTCGCTGGTCGTCTCGGCCGCGCGCAAGTGGACCAAGCTGGAGGGCGAGCAGCCCCGGACCTACGAGTTCGAGCTGACGCCCAGCGAGAAAGAACAGATCGAGGAGATCGTCGACGCGGTCGCCGAGGGGCGGGCCGACGACGTCCGCGAGGCCGACACCTCCGACGGGGCGAACCGGTACCGCGCCCGGTTCCTGCGAGCGAAGCTGTTCGACGAGGACGGCGACCTCTGTGGCGTCCCGACCGAGGACTAA
- a CDS encoding CbiX/SirB N-terminal domain-containing protein: MEHALVIAAHGSHLNAESSTPTFGHADTIRATGAFDEVREAFWKEEPSFREGLRTVDAEEVYLVPLFISEGYFTEQVIPREFRLDGWDPELWDSDGTSATNATLTAGDTGQTVHYCGPVGTHDSMSDVIVQRAKSVTGDADVGEGFGLAVVGHGTERNENSAKAIEYHADRIAAMDRFDEVQALFMDEDPEVDDVTDHFESDDIVVVPLFIADGYHTQEDIPEDMGLTDDYRTGWDTPETVDGHDIWYAGAVGTEPLLADVVLERAAEAGADVDAAIERVRDETGGANPAAGD, encoded by the coding sequence ATGGAGCACGCGCTCGTCATCGCCGCCCACGGCTCGCACCTGAACGCGGAGTCGAGCACGCCGACGTTCGGCCACGCGGACACCATCCGCGCGACCGGCGCGTTCGACGAGGTCCGAGAGGCCTTCTGGAAGGAGGAACCCTCGTTCCGGGAGGGGCTTCGGACGGTCGACGCCGAGGAGGTGTACCTCGTCCCGCTGTTCATCTCCGAGGGCTACTTCACCGAGCAGGTCATCCCGCGGGAGTTCCGGCTCGACGGCTGGGACCCGGAGCTGTGGGACTCCGACGGCACGAGCGCCACGAACGCGACGCTCACGGCGGGGGACACCGGACAGACGGTCCACTACTGCGGACCGGTGGGCACCCACGACTCGATGAGCGACGTCATCGTCCAGCGGGCCAAGTCCGTCACCGGCGACGCCGACGTGGGCGAGGGGTTCGGCCTCGCGGTCGTCGGGCACGGCACCGAGCGCAACGAGAACTCCGCGAAGGCCATCGAGTATCACGCCGACCGCATCGCCGCGATGGATCGCTTCGACGAGGTGCAGGCGCTGTTCATGGACGAGGACCCGGAGGTCGACGACGTGACCGACCACTTCGAGAGCGACGACATCGTCGTCGTGCCGCTCTTTATCGCCGACGGCTACCACACCCAGGAGGACATCCCCGAGGACATGGGCCTGACCGACGACTATCGGACCGGCTGGGACACCCCCGAGACGGTCGACGGCCACGACATCTGGTACGCCGGTGCCGTGGGGACGGAGCCGCTGCTCGCGGACGTGGTACTGGAGCGGGCCGCCGAGGCCGGGGCCGACGTGGACGCGGCCATCGAGCGGGTCCGCGACGAGACCGGCGGCGCGAACCCGGCGGCCGGCGACTAG